From Lusitaniella coriacea LEGE 07157, a single genomic window includes:
- a CDS encoding efflux RND transporter periplasmic adaptor subunit, with protein sequence MQQHQQGRIRIAILTWFFVLLAIPGLAGCQPKAKTQLRGEKPGERAVNVEGAIARTERLREPVSYTGTTQPFKEVSLRSRAEGRLLQLNANTGDRVQAGQILAQLDDTLLQTALSEAQAELAARESEVARARNQVRNAQVRVEQAQVERQQAQVDAQRFIGLAKAGAIPQQQADVARTEAAVATKTLRAAQEQVRIEQEAVTTAQERVKAQRSAAAQVRERRSYALLASPITGVVLQRTTEPGNLVQPGGEVLKLGDFSQVKVNIPVSEKVLSEIAVGQPATVRLDAFPDEVLQGRISRISPAADATTRQVPVEVIIANPDGKIGSGLLARVEFGRQQPQRVVIPESALQGEEKNTLFVLKSQGESATVEARTVQLGDRVKDRVEVRSGLSPGERFVVRSSRPLETGESVRVSILSESEKPKNQ encoded by the coding sequence TCGGATTGCAATTTTGACGTGGTTTTTTGTACTATTGGCAATTCCAGGATTAGCGGGATGTCAGCCAAAAGCAAAAACTCAACTGAGGGGAGAGAAGCCAGGAGAACGTGCGGTAAATGTTGAGGGCGCGATCGCGCGCACCGAACGATTGCGAGAACCCGTAAGCTATACAGGGACAACCCAACCCTTTAAAGAAGTCTCCTTAAGATCGCGCGCCGAAGGACGATTGCTCCAACTCAACGCTAACACAGGCGATCGCGTCCAAGCCGGACAAATCCTCGCCCAACTCGACGATACACTCCTGCAAACCGCCCTCAGCGAAGCCCAAGCGGAACTCGCCGCCCGCGAATCGGAAGTTGCCCGCGCCCGCAATCAGGTGAGAAATGCCCAAGTTCGAGTCGAACAAGCCCAAGTCGAACGGCAACAAGCCCAGGTGGATGCCCAACGCTTCATCGGTTTAGCCAAAGCCGGGGCAATCCCCCAACAGCAGGCGGATGTGGCGCGAACAGAAGCGGCTGTCGCAACGAAAACCCTGCGCGCTGCCCAAGAACAGGTACGAATCGAACAAGAAGCCGTTACCACCGCCCAAGAACGAGTCAAAGCCCAGCGTTCCGCCGCAGCCCAGGTGAGGGAACGTCGTTCCTACGCCCTTCTCGCCTCTCCCATTACCGGAGTCGTTCTCCAACGCACCACAGAACCGGGAAATTTAGTCCAACCGGGGGGCGAAGTTTTGAAATTGGGGGATTTTAGTCAGGTGAAGGTTAACATTCCCGTCTCGGAAAAAGTCCTCTCTGAAATTGCGGTGGGGCAACCCGCAACGGTTCGTTTGGATGCCTTTCCTGACGAGGTTTTGCAAGGGCGAATCAGTCGCATCTCCCCCGCAGCAGATGCCACAACGCGACAAGTTCCGGTGGAAGTGATTATTGCTAATCCCGATGGAAAAATTGGCAGTGGATTGCTCGCGCGAGTGGAATTTGGTCGCCAACAGCCCCAGCGCGTCGTCATTCCTGAAAGTGCCTTGCAAGGAGAGGAAAAAAATACCCTCTTCGTTCTCAAATCCCAAGGGGAAAGTGCTACCGTTGAAGCCAGAACGGTACAATTAGGCGATCGCGTCAAGGATCGCGTGGAGGTTCGTTCGGGACTCTCCCCCGGAGAACGCTTTGTAGTTCGCAGCAGTCGCCCCCTCGAAACTGGGGAATCCGTTCGCGTTAGCATTCTTTCCGAATCTGAAAAACCCAAAAATCAATGA
- a CDS encoding efflux RND transporter permease subunit — MNGFSLSSLAIRRHIGTLALTVAALVLGVFFLTQIQVDLLPSITYPRIGLRLSAPGVSPEVAVEEITKPLEEAFSATEGVTQIYSQTREGRVSVDLFFEPGEDVDRALNDATASFNRVRGRLPDSVEEPRLFKFDPSQLPVYEFALRSDSLKEVALRVFADEELARELGVVSGVASVDVSGGVTEEVRVQIDPTRLQALGLGLTDVLDELRDRNIDLSGGRLSGGDEEPLTRTVGKFQTAEELRNLEFEIPGEPSRQVYLRDFAEIIDGTAEQRIFVSLNGEPAVKVSLQKQPNANTVAVVSGIKQKLSQLRDSGVVSEDITLQTTLDESIFIRNAITNVALAGVTGSVLAALVVFIFLGSLRQTLIVVIAIPLATLTAIALMKVFGLSLNVFSLGGLALGVGIVVDNGIVMLETIADGAGMTSKGMDKPSRDLEFVLRETERSSRTIESALLASTSTNLVAVLPFLLIGGFFSLLFNELILTISFAVTASLLIALTVVPMLASRLFSIPYSSGINRWWVLRQFNEQFQAATRTYQGALFWVLRHRLVILAIAIIVLGGGSWWLGGQLPQEILPRINTGQARLFAQFSPGTTLAQNRQVMAAADEILLAQPETESSFTTSGGFLFGNSTSLNVLRGSSTIILKPGSDVEGYIDRATKEFGQLNLVKTRLRMRPGSVRGIILTNSPIRGAEIDVTLQGNQTAILQQAGEQVLEALDERVTLANFRPDADSQQPEVQILPDWERAAEFGLSVEEIGEAIQTAIEGNVTTQLQRRDRLVDIRVELPNATVENSAQLAQLPLLVGDGRSIRLQDVARIDIGQAPGEIQRINQREVFLIAGSLNEEAILSDAIAQTNTILAQIDLPEGVSLIPSSAQETNQKLQNSLKLLGGLAAFLVFIVMAVQYNSLIDPLVIIFAVPLALAGGILGLYLTQTAIGATVLVGAILLVGIVVNNAIVMVELANQIHSQYGISRRRAILKAAPQRLRPILMTTITTVLGLFPLALGIGEGSEFLQPLGIVVFSGLSFATLLTLFIIPCFYTLLHETFRGKQNPEIPHSPPAIPTKSKSLG; from the coding sequence ATGAACGGTTTTAGCCTCAGTTCTCTAGCCATTCGCCGTCACATCGGTACTTTAGCCCTCACCGTCGCTGCACTGGTTCTGGGGGTTTTCTTTCTAACGCAAATTCAGGTGGATTTACTCCCTTCGATTACCTATCCTCGCATCGGTCTGCGTTTGAGCGCGCCGGGAGTTTCCCCAGAAGTCGCCGTCGAAGAAATTACCAAACCTCTCGAAGAAGCCTTCAGCGCAACCGAAGGGGTGACGCAAATTTACTCCCAAACCCGCGAAGGTCGCGTTAGCGTGGATCTATTCTTCGAGCCTGGGGAGGATGTCGATCGCGCCCTCAACGATGCCACAGCCTCATTTAACCGCGTTCGAGGGCGATTGCCGGATAGTGTCGAAGAACCCCGATTATTTAAGTTTGACCCCTCCCAATTACCCGTTTATGAATTTGCCCTGCGTTCAGACTCCCTAAAAGAAGTGGCATTGCGCGTCTTTGCCGATGAAGAGTTGGCGCGAGAATTGGGGGTTGTGTCGGGCGTTGCTTCTGTGGATGTGTCTGGAGGCGTGACGGAAGAAGTTCGAGTACAGATCGATCCGACGCGGTTACAGGCATTGGGACTAGGTTTGACCGATGTTTTGGATGAGTTGCGCGATCGTAATATCGATCTTTCCGGGGGACGCTTATCTGGTGGAGATGAAGAACCTCTCACCCGCACGGTGGGGAAATTTCAGACGGCTGAAGAATTGCGGAATTTAGAATTTGAAATTCCAGGGGAACCTTCGCGACAGGTTTATTTGCGCGACTTTGCCGAAATTATCGACGGAACCGCAGAACAGCGTATTTTTGTCTCCCTTAATGGCGAACCTGCTGTCAAGGTCAGCCTGCAAAAACAACCCAATGCCAATACCGTTGCGGTAGTGTCTGGAATTAAACAAAAACTCTCACAGTTGCGAGATTCTGGAGTTGTATCGGAAGATATCACCCTACAAACCACCTTGGATGAGTCCATCTTCATTCGCAATGCCATCACCAATGTCGCATTGGCAGGGGTAACGGGTTCTGTTCTCGCGGCTTTAGTCGTCTTCATTTTTCTCGGTTCTCTGCGACAGACTTTAATCGTCGTTATTGCCATTCCTCTCGCAACCCTCACCGCCATTGCTTTGATGAAAGTCTTTGGACTCTCCCTCAATGTCTTTAGTTTGGGCGGACTGGCTTTAGGGGTGGGAATTGTGGTGGATAATGGGATCGTCATGCTAGAAACGATCGCGGACGGTGCAGGTATGACCTCAAAGGGTATGGATAAACCCTCGCGGGATCTCGAATTCGTCCTTCGCGAAACCGAACGCAGCAGTCGCACGATTGAATCCGCCCTACTTGCCTCAACCAGTACAAATCTCGTCGCCGTTCTTCCCTTCCTCCTGATTGGTGGCTTTTTCTCCCTCCTCTTTAACGAACTGATTCTCACCATTAGTTTTGCGGTTACGGCTTCCCTACTCATTGCTTTAACCGTCGTTCCCATGCTGGCATCCCGCCTCTTTTCCATTCCCTATTCCAGTGGAATCAATCGGTGGTGGGTTTTGCGCCAATTTAACGAACAATTCCAAGCAGCAACGCGCACCTATCAAGGGGCGTTATTTTGGGTACTGCGCCATCGTTTAGTTATCCTCGCCATTGCAATTATCGTTCTCGGCGGCGGGAGTTGGTGGTTGGGCGGACAACTTCCCCAAGAAATTCTGCCGCGCATCAATACGGGACAGGCGCGCCTTTTCGCACAATTTTCCCCAGGAACCACCCTCGCCCAAAATCGCCAAGTCATGGCAGCCGCAGACGAAATTTTACTCGCGCAACCAGAAACGGAGAGTTCCTTTACCACCTCTGGCGGATTTCTCTTTGGCAACAGTACGTCTCTCAATGTGTTGCGGGGGAGCAGTACGATTATTTTGAAACCTGGAAGCGATGTAGAGGGTTATATCGATCGCGCGACAAAAGAATTTGGTCAATTAAATCTCGTGAAAACGCGGCTGCGAATGCGTCCTGGAAGCGTGCGCGGCATTATTTTAACGAACTCCCCCATTCGAGGGGCAGAAATTGATGTAACGTTGCAGGGAAATCAAACCGCTATTCTGCAACAGGCGGGAGAACAAGTATTAGAAGCCCTCGACGAACGAGTCACCCTCGCGAATTTTCGCCCCGATGCAGATTCCCAACAACCAGAGGTGCAAATTCTTCCCGATTGGGAGAGGGCTGCGGAATTCGGGCTATCAGTGGAGGAAATTGGGGAAGCAATTCAAACGGCAATTGAGGGTAACGTTACCACGCAATTACAACGGCGCGATCGCTTGGTGGATATTCGCGTCGAGTTGCCCAATGCAACGGTGGAAAATAGCGCACAATTGGCACAACTCCCCCTCTTGGTGGGGGACGGGCGTTCGATTCGCTTGCAGGATGTGGCGCGCATTGACATCGGACAAGCCCCTGGAGAGATTCAGCGCATCAATCAACGAGAGGTTTTTTTAATTGCAGGATCTTTGAATGAAGAGGCAATCTTAAGCGACGCGATCGCGCAAACTAATACTATTCTCGCTCAAATCGACCTCCCGGAAGGGGTTTCCCTAATTCCCAGTTCTGCCCAGGAAACCAACCAAAAATTGCAAAATTCCCTCAAACTCCTAGGGGGACTCGCGGCATTTCTCGTCTTTATCGTCATGGCGGTTCAGTACAACTCCCTCATCGATCCCCTCGTCATTATCTTCGCTGTCCCTCTCGCCCTGGCTGGGGGCATTCTCGGACTCTATCTTACCCAAACCGCGATCGGTGCAACGGTATTAGTCGGGGCAATACTTCTAGTGGGTATTGTCGTCAATAACGCGATCGTTATGGTCGAACTTGCCAATCAAATTCATTCCCAATACGGAATCAGCCGCCGTCGCGCCATCCTCAAAGCCGCCCCCCAACGTTTGCGTCCTATCCTCATGACCACCATCACCACCGTTTTGGGGCTCTTTCCCCTCGCATTGGGCATTGGAGAGGGTTCGGAATTCTTGCAACCTCTGGGAATTGTCGTGTTCTCCGGCTTATCTTTCGCCACGCTGCTGACCCTCTTTATTATTCCCTGCTTCTACACGCTGCTGCACGAAACATTTAGAGGGAAACAGAATCCAGAAATCCCCCATTCACCGCCCGCCATTCCTACAAAATCAAAATCTTTGGGTTGA
- a CDS encoding rhomboid family intramembrane serine protease: protein MVPLKDENPVTITPFVTYALIVANVLIFLCEITLSPSQLNSFFHLFAVVPIELTASFNGIAVGQPVPEALTLITSQFLHGGFMHVGFNMLFLWIFGNNIEEELGHFKFIFFYLTCGVLAALTQWFFSSGSEIPSLGASGAIAGVMGAYILKFPKVRILTLIPLGIFFYTVRIPAIFFLGFWFVQQAFNGISMLQVPVNVGMEGGGVAYWAHAGGFVFGAILALLLGIFSNRFVSDSPNLSE, encoded by the coding sequence ATGGTTCCTTTAAAAGACGAAAATCCGGTAACGATTACCCCTTTTGTAACCTATGCACTCATCGTTGCTAATGTTTTGATTTTTCTGTGTGAGATTACGTTGAGTCCCTCTCAACTCAATAGCTTTTTCCATTTATTTGCTGTCGTTCCCATCGAATTGACCGCGAGTTTCAATGGAATTGCCGTCGGACAACCCGTTCCCGAAGCCCTCACCCTGATTACGTCGCAGTTTCTGCACGGCGGCTTCATGCACGTTGGATTCAATATGTTATTTTTGTGGATTTTTGGTAACAATATTGAAGAAGAATTAGGACATTTCAAATTTATCTTTTTCTACTTAACCTGTGGCGTTTTGGCAGCTTTAACTCAGTGGTTTTTCTCGTCAGGGTCTGAAATTCCTTCACTCGGAGCCAGTGGCGCGATCGCGGGAGTCATGGGCGCTTATATTCTCAAATTCCCTAAAGTTCGCATCTTAACACTCATTCCCCTAGGAATATTTTTCTACACCGTCAGAATTCCGGCGATCTTTTTCCTCGGTTTTTGGTTTGTCCAACAAGCATTCAATGGAATTTCCATGCTACAAGTTCCCGTCAATGTCGGGATGGAAGGAGGTGGCGTGGCTTATTGGGCGCACGCAGGAGGATTTGTCTTTGGCGCAATTCTCGCACTGCTTCTGGGGATCTTTTCTAATCGTTTTGTTTCAGATTCGCCGAATTTATCAGAATAA
- a CDS encoding histidine phosphatase family protein, producing the protein MTTRVIIVRHGQSTYNAQKRVQGRSDESVLTEKGRDDARTVGETLKGLSFDGIYHSPLQRATQTVQIIRDCLSNPPELQATGQLMEIDLPLWEKMNKKEIPQQEYQQWKTHPHEFRMVLEDGGEHFPVTSLYQQAQGFWQTLLPQHQGETILIVAHNGINRCLIMSALGIPPERYHTIQQSNCCINVLNFSGGWGDSVQLESLNQTAHMGIPIPSPRPPHTRLRLLLVRHGETEWNRMSRFQGTMDIPLNDRGKEQAKKAAAFLKDIQIDFGTSSPMLRPKETAEIILEPHPQAPLGLEPELMEIGHGRWEGKLEKEIEAEYPGLLNQWKTSPETVQMPEGENLQQVWDRAIAAWNTLVKTHSQSEEPQVGIVTAHDAINKVILCYLLGLNPANFWNIKQGNGAVSVIDYPNGLEDLPVLQAINITSHLGAGILDSTAAGAL; encoded by the coding sequence TTGACAACTCGCGTAATTATCGTGCGCCACGGACAAAGCACGTACAATGCTCAAAAAAGGGTTCAGGGTCGTTCTGATGAATCCGTTTTAACAGAAAAAGGTCGCGATGATGCCAGAACGGTGGGCGAAACCTTGAAGGGTTTGAGCTTTGATGGGATTTATCACAGTCCTTTGCAACGCGCCACGCAAACAGTTCAAATTATTCGCGATTGTCTCTCCAATCCGCCGGAATTGCAAGCGACAGGGCAGTTAATGGAGATCGATCTGCCGCTGTGGGAGAAGATGAATAAAAAAGAAATCCCACAACAGGAATATCAGCAATGGAAAACCCATCCCCACGAATTTCGGATGGTGCTAGAGGACGGAGGGGAGCATTTTCCGGTTACGTCGTTATACCAACAGGCTCAGGGGTTTTGGCAAACGCTATTGCCCCAGCATCAGGGGGAAACGATTTTAATTGTTGCGCACAATGGGATTAATCGCTGTTTAATTATGAGTGCGTTGGGGATTCCACCAGAGCGTTACCATACAATTCAACAGTCGAATTGCTGTATCAACGTGTTGAATTTTAGCGGCGGATGGGGCGATTCGGTACAGCTTGAGTCTCTCAATCAAACCGCACACATGGGGATTCCCATTCCGTCGCCGCGTCCCCCTCACACGCGGTTGCGCTTGTTGTTGGTGCGTCATGGGGAAACAGAGTGGAATCGGATGTCTCGCTTTCAGGGAACGATGGATATTCCCCTTAACGATCGCGGAAAAGAACAAGCCAAAAAAGCGGCGGCGTTTCTTAAGGATATTCAAATCGATTTTGGCACGAGCAGTCCGATGTTGCGTCCCAAGGAAACCGCAGAGATTATTCTTGAACCCCATCCCCAAGCCCCTCTAGGGTTAGAACCGGAGTTGATGGAAATCGGTCACGGACGCTGGGAGGGCAAGTTGGAGAAGGAAATTGAAGCGGAGTATCCAGGATTGTTGAACCAGTGGAAAACGTCTCCAGAGACAGTACAGATGCCGGAGGGAGAGAATTTACAGCAGGTTTGGGATCGCGCGATCGCGGCGTGGAATACTTTGGTGAAAACTCACTCTCAATCCGAGGAACCCCAGGTGGGAATTGTCACGGCTCACGATGCGATTAATAAGGTGATTCTCTGCTATTTGTTGGGGTTGAATCCTGCTAATTTTTGGAATATCAAACAGGGAAATGGTGCGGTTAGCGTCATCGATTATCCCAACGGTTTGGAGGATTTGCCCGTGTTGCAGGCGATCAATATTACCAGTCATTTGGGAGCGGGAATTCTCGATTCCACGGCGGCGGGTGCGTTGTAA
- a CDS encoding tetratricopeptide repeat protein, producing the protein MSNEERIEKIAELRQILERSELGETEAANLLVRQGLLFASGEDYVFAISCYDKAIQLQQECYKAWKNRGDALLSLKRYEEALASFDKALKTKPDNYFVWHNRGIALWYLERYDEVIASYDRSLEIQSDYSSIWHDRGIALHKLGRYEEALKNFDNGLEIQSDCQFTWHSRGILLCDDLRQYEEALSNFNKALEIDPNDCSTWHDRGVSLRNLGRYEESLASFDKALEIQSDHHFSWQNRGYALCKLERYGEALASFDKALEIDSNDFSACNWGNRGITLLKLKRYEEALSSYNQALEIQPENHRIWQLLGFVLVKLKRHKEFIVRCEKALETQPYNWLLRSLLFGHLLKVGRFGNAIKQIQEIQLIQNIDKETTWQQIQNYAEATQNKWFLWILKMCKHFQSN; encoded by the coding sequence TTGTCAAACGAAGAACGAATAGAAAAAATTGCAGAGTTACGGCAAATCCTAGAACGCTCCGAACTAGGAGAAACAGAAGCTGCTAATTTACTTGTGAGACAAGGTTTGCTGTTTGCAAGTGGCGAAGATTACGTTTTTGCTATTTCTTGTTATGACAAAGCCATTCAACTTCAACAAGAGTGCTACAAGGCTTGGAAAAATCGAGGTGATGCACTGCTTAGTCTAAAACGTTATGAAGAAGCACTTGCTAGCTTTGATAAAGCTCTAAAAACCAAGCCTGATAATTACTTTGTTTGGCATAATCGCGGTATTGCTCTGTGGTATCTGGAGCGCTACGACGAAGTCATTGCTAGTTACGATCGCTCTCTAGAAATCCAGTCAGATTATTCCTCTATTTGGCACGATCGAGGTATTGCATTGCATAAGTTGGGACGTTACGAAGAAGCACTCAAAAACTTTGATAATGGTCTAGAAATTCAATCAGACTGTCAATTTACTTGGCACAGTCGAGGCATCCTTCTTTGTGACGATTTAAGACAATATGAAGAAGCTCTCTCCAACTTTAATAAAGCTTTAGAAATTGATCCGAATGACTGCTCTACTTGGCATGATCGAGGTGTTTCTCTAAGAAACCTGGGGCGTTATGAGGAATCACTTGCTAGCTTTGATAAAGCTCTGGAAATCCAGTCAGATCATCACTTTTCTTGGCAAAATCGAGGTTATGCTTTGTGTAAGCTAGAACGATATGGAGAAGCACTCGCTAGCTTTGATAAAGCTTTAGAAATTGATTCCAATGACTTCTCTGCATGTAATTGGGGTAATCGAGGAATTACTCTGCTTAAACTGAAACGATATGAAGAAGCGCTTTCTAGCTACAACCAAGCTCTAGAAATCCAGCCTGAAAACCACAGAATTTGGCAGCTATTGGGATTTGTCTTAGTTAAGCTAAAGCGTCATAAAGAGTTCATTGTTCGTTGCGAGAAAGCTTTAGAAACTCAGCCCTATAACTGGCTTCTAAGGTCTTTATTATTTGGTCATCTCTTGAAAGTAGGGCGCTTTGGAAACGCTATAAAACAGATTCAAGAGATTCAACTCATTCAAAATATTGACAAAGAGACTACATGGCAACAAATTCAAAACTATGCAGAGGCAACTCAAAACAAGTGGTTTCTTTGGATTTTGAAGATGTGCAAACACTTTCAGTCAAATTAA
- a CDS encoding TldD/PmbA family protein, translated as MPPTLLLSKELPTLEYSSTPERFDLSWEAPLSTLLGLGRAAGADFIEFFLERDRYISCLAEDDRITSISPQLSTGAGVRVFLGKADSYVSTNDLSFKGLKLALEKALSSMGLTLPAPNSHVPEIYLEMLRDYATAKGKEAWFSQCSSMAEMGEVLLAANAKLQKKASHVQSRRASYFRDWQEVLVAASDGTFARDIRLTQSVGCNLLCADGEHRSSNSQREGDTSNPNFLQAWDYETITDDLAETAGKMLYADYVESGSYPIIMANKFGGVIFHEACGHLLETTQIEAKTTPFIDKKGEKIAHESLTAWDEGRTEDAFGSIDMDDEGMPTQRTLLIENGVLKNFLSDRAGSMRTGHPRTGSGRRQGYTHAAASRMRNTYIAPGNHNLEDLFASIDKGIYCKKMGGGSVGATGEFNFGVDEAYLIENGKISKPLKGAILIGEAKEIMNRISMCSNDLGLAAGFCGSVSGSVYVTVGQPHLKVDSITVGGR; from the coding sequence ATGCCACCTACCCTATTACTCTCAAAAGAACTCCCAACCTTAGAATATTCTTCGACTCCAGAACGCTTCGATCTCTCTTGGGAAGCGCCCCTATCGACCCTTCTTGGACTCGGACGTGCGGCGGGTGCTGACTTTATCGAATTTTTCTTAGAGCGCGATCGCTATATTAGCTGTTTGGCAGAGGACGATCGGATTACGAGCATCTCCCCTCAACTCTCAACAGGCGCTGGCGTGCGCGTGTTCTTAGGTAAAGCTGATAGCTACGTCAGTACCAACGACTTGTCCTTCAAGGGATTAAAACTAGCTCTAGAAAAAGCACTCTCCAGCATGGGTTTAACCCTCCCCGCACCCAATTCCCACGTTCCCGAAATTTACCTGGAAATGCTCCGGGACTACGCCACAGCCAAAGGGAAAGAAGCGTGGTTCTCTCAATGCAGTTCTATGGCAGAAATGGGAGAGGTGCTGCTCGCAGCGAACGCCAAACTTCAGAAAAAAGCATCCCACGTTCAATCGCGACGCGCTTCTTACTTTCGGGATTGGCAAGAAGTTTTAGTTGCGGCGAGTGACGGTACGTTTGCCAGGGATATTCGCCTGACGCAATCAGTGGGTTGCAATCTTTTGTGTGCGGATGGAGAACACCGAAGTTCTAACAGTCAGCGAGAAGGGGATACGAGCAATCCTAACTTTTTACAAGCTTGGGACTACGAAACCATCACGGATGACTTAGCAGAAACGGCGGGTAAAATGCTCTATGCCGATTATGTGGAGTCGGGCAGTTACCCAATTATCATGGCGAACAAGTTTGGGGGTGTAATTTTCCACGAAGCCTGCGGACACTTGTTAGAAACCACCCAAATTGAAGCGAAAACAACACCCTTTATCGACAAAAAAGGTGAAAAAATTGCCCATGAAAGTTTAACTGCTTGGGATGAGGGTCGCACAGAAGATGCCTTCGGCAGTATTGACATGGATGATGAAGGAATGCCGACGCAACGGACGCTGTTGATTGAAAATGGCGTTTTGAAGAACTTTTTGAGCGATCGCGCGGGTTCAATGCGTACCGGGCATCCTCGCACAGGAAGCGGTCGCCGTCAAGGTTATACCCATGCAGCCGCGTCGCGGATGCGCAATACCTATATCGCACCGGGAAATCACAATCTCGAAGATTTGTTTGCTTCCATTGATAAAGGCATTTACTGCAAAAAAATGGGTGGCGGTAGCGTCGGTGCGACGGGTGAGTTTAATTTTGGCGTAGATGAAGCCTATTTGATTGAAAATGGCAAAATCTCTAAACCCCTCAAAGGTGCAATTTTGATCGGCGAAGCCAAGGAAATTATGAACAGAATTTCCATGTGTTCCAATGATTTGGGTTTAGCGGCGGGGTTCTGTGGTTCTGTGAGTGGCAGCGTTTACGTCACGGTGGGACAACCTCATTTGAAGGTTGATTCGATTACTGTCGGCGGACGCTAA
- a CDS encoding ATP-binding protein, whose translation MNSDSRLLKDLFNSFKPDMPLEPGDTRYVDCNSVRGDEDVTRELGGYITKDENNTYQLYSGHRGGGKSTELKRLRKYLEDSGCVVVYFAAATEDAGDLSFQDTQYQDILLSCTRQLLEKLKDRADSSPIQNWLRDRWKELIDLALTEVSLDKLDLSVALSQLAKITAAVRTEPNKRREIRKLVEPNTESLVQALNEFIRNAKSTNNRIVIIADNLDRIVQTQPEEGAPTNLEDIFINRSELMRGLDCHIVYTAPISLLYSTSSSELQNIYGKIQILPMVMVQSQDGSVWESGMKKLRIALEKRVSYVEERELVPQIFDTEKTVQLLCFSCGGHLRDLMHIARDAVNQTTQLPIPEKAVKRAITKFRRGYMEALRESEWALLLKVHETKQRLNEDAYRNLLNKRCILEYCFFDDDDERISWYDVHPLIRGSKLFKERWANYQTANHES comes from the coding sequence ATGAATTCAGATAGCCGTCTGCTTAAAGACTTATTCAACTCGTTCAAACCCGATATGCCCCTAGAACCTGGGGATACGAGGTATGTGGACTGTAACTCTGTGCGCGGCGATGAAGATGTTACTAGAGAGTTAGGCGGCTATATTACAAAAGACGAGAATAACACCTATCAACTTTACTCCGGACATCGCGGCGGTGGCAAATCAACAGAACTAAAGCGGTTAAGGAAATATCTGGAAGATAGTGGGTGCGTCGTGGTCTATTTCGCGGCGGCGACGGAAGATGCGGGCGATTTGAGCTTCCAAGATACGCAATATCAAGACATTCTGCTCTCCTGTACTCGGCAACTGTTGGAAAAATTGAAAGATCGAGCGGATTCCTCCCCAATCCAAAATTGGTTGCGCGATCGTTGGAAAGAACTTATCGACCTTGCTTTAACTGAGGTATCCCTAGACAAACTCGATCTGAGTGTAGCACTATCGCAACTTGCCAAAATTACCGCAGCAGTACGTACCGAACCCAATAAACGGCGAGAAATTCGCAAGCTTGTCGAACCCAACACCGAATCACTCGTACAGGCGCTCAACGAATTTATTCGCAACGCCAAAAGTACCAATAACCGCATCGTCATCATTGCCGATAACCTAGATCGTATCGTCCAAACTCAGCCAGAAGAAGGCGCACCAACCAACCTCGAAGATATTTTCATCAATCGCTCCGAGCTAATGCGGGGACTAGATTGTCACATCGTTTACACCGCACCGATTTCGCTACTTTACTCCACCTCATCGAGCGAGCTACAAAACATCTACGGCAAAATCCAAATTTTACCGATGGTGATGGTACAGTCCCAGGATGGTAGCGTGTGGGAGTCGGGAATGAAGAAGTTGCGGATAGCCCTCGAAAAGCGGGTGTCCTATGTTGAAGAGCGCGAATTAGTACCGCAGATTTTCGATACCGAGAAGACAGTACAACTATTGTGTTTTAGCTGTGGCGGTCACTTGCGCGACTTAATGCACATTGCACGAGATGCAGTGAACCAAACAACTCAATTGCCCATCCCAGAGAAAGCCGTGAAACGAGCCATTACAAAGTTTCGACGGGGCTATATGGAAGCGTTGCGAGAGTCAGAATGGGCATTACTGCTAAAGGTTCACGAAACCAAACAAAGACTTAATGAAGATGCTTACCGCAACTTACTTAATAAGCGCTGCATTCTGGAATATTGCTTTTTCGATGACGATGACGAGCGAATTTCTTGGTATGACGTGCATCCCTTGATTCGCGGCTCGAAGTTATTTAAGGAACGCTGGGCAAATTATCAAACTGCAAATCATGAAAGTTGA